A window from Nitrospiraceae bacterium encodes these proteins:
- a CDS encoding YdhR family protein produces the protein MAMIGVFVTFRYGDNFDEQAVRKIAATARARFEGMPGLRSKAFTVNSGKREATNFYVWDSEDAAKAFFTDALLERVTGLYGVRPSVEFVQIATLVENARA, from the coding sequence ATGGCAATGATCGGTGTATTTGTAACGTTTCGCTACGGAGACAATTTCGATGAGCAAGCTGTGCGGAAGATCGCGGCGACAGCACGCGCGAGGTTTGAGGGAATGCCTGGATTACGTTCCAAGGCCTTCACGGTCAACTCCGGAAAGCGTGAGGCCACGAACTTTTACGTTTGGGACTCAGAGGACGCGGCCAAAGCCTTTTTTACCGATGCGCTTTTGGAGCGCGTAACAGGTCTCTACGGCGTACGCCCTAGCGTCGAGTTCGTGCAGATTGCCACGCTCGTGGAGAACGCTCGCGCGTGA
- a CDS encoding lipocalin-like domain-containing protein has product MKRNTTDCSGSQRTLDRRRIARTTVFALCIGVCFGGVLFAADPVQEFRLAAPGYQYAFPRDHGSHDDFRTEWWYYTGHLTTKNGRRFGYQLTFFRRGIPRDQVKTLPSQWSITQLYLAHFAISDFAGEQFQYAEQISRAGLGKAGAERDRLHVWIDQWSVESPMASPLTQKILASNGAIGIQFTLSPEKPLVVHGLGGISRKGPAAGQASHYYSFTRLATTGTLSIGTEQFNVTGTTWMDHEFGSADLGPDLVGWDWFSMQLENGTDLMLYRLRRTDGSADPASSGTLVDRDGRTQHLTVKDFSMEPTAYWTSPKSTARYPQRWHIVIPSRHLDLDTIPQLAGQELVTSRSTQVTYWEGAIEVNGVAQGKTIKGQGYMELTGYAERFTKKL; this is encoded by the coding sequence ATGAAACGAAACACCACAGACTGTAGCGGCTCTCAACGAACGTTAGATCGAAGACGGATCGCTCGCACGACGGTCTTCGCCCTGTGCATCGGCGTGTGTTTCGGAGGTGTGCTCTTCGCCGCTGATCCGGTTCAGGAATTTCGCCTGGCCGCACCGGGGTATCAGTATGCGTTTCCCCGCGACCATGGTTCCCATGATGACTTTCGAACCGAATGGTGGTACTACACGGGCCACCTCACGACCAAGAACGGACGCCGGTTCGGCTACCAATTGACCTTCTTTCGTCGCGGCATCCCTCGCGACCAGGTCAAAACGCTCCCCTCTCAGTGGTCCATCACGCAACTGTACCTCGCGCACTTTGCGATCAGTGACTTCGCCGGCGAACAATTCCAGTATGCCGAGCAGATCAGCCGAGCCGGTCTGGGCAAGGCCGGCGCCGAGCGGGACCGCCTCCATGTCTGGATTGATCAATGGAGCGTCGAATCACCGATGGCGTCTCCGCTCACCCAGAAGATTCTCGCATCGAACGGTGCCATCGGGATTCAGTTCACGTTGTCGCCGGAAAAGCCACTCGTCGTTCACGGCCTCGGCGGCATCAGTCGCAAAGGGCCCGCTGCGGGACAAGCGTCCCACTATTACTCATTTACCAGGCTCGCCACCACCGGCACGTTGTCGATCGGGACCGAGCAATTTAACGTCACTGGAACCACCTGGATGGACCACGAGTTCGGCTCGGCTGACCTTGGACCGGACCTCGTGGGATGGGATTGGTTCAGCATGCAACTCGAGAACGGTACCGATCTGATGCTTTATCGGCTCCGTCGCACCGACGGATCAGCCGATCCCGCTTCGAGCGGCACTCTCGTTGATCGCGACGGCCGGACGCAGCACCTGACGGTCAAGGATTTCTCTATGGAGCCCACCGCCTACTGGACGAGCCCCAAATCGACGGCCCGCTATCCTCAGCGGTGGCACATTGTGATTCCTTCCAGGCATCTAGACCTCGACACTATTCCCCAACTCGCCGGTCAAGAGCTCGTTACTTCACGCAGTACACAAGTCACCTATTGGGAAGGGGCGATAGAGGTGAATGGCGTCGCGCAGGGTAAGACGATCAAGGGTCAAGGGTACATGGAGTTGACGGGGTATGCGGAGCGGTTCACCAAGAAATTGTAA
- a CDS encoding LON peptidase substrate-binding domain-containing protein produces MQTDHERENQGREPQDKSLPFPIPTRIPIFPLPNSVFFPKTYLPLHIFEPRYRQMVTDAAMRDQCIGMVLLKEGWESDYYGNPPIFSMGSVGRIVSMQPLADGRSNILLQGLERYEIQAEHFERPYREASIRLTPRATGGRLDPTVRAKLVQTLEEFLKSRDDAPTWQALFREEVSDDILINSVSTYLECTPLEKQFLLEAESLHQQARRLGDLLHFMMHDPHGAKGWG; encoded by the coding sequence ATGCAGACTGATCATGAGCGCGAGAATCAAGGACGCGAGCCCCAGGATAAATCCCTTCCGTTTCCCATTCCAACTCGAATTCCAATCTTCCCCCTTCCGAATTCCGTCTTCTTTCCCAAGACGTATCTGCCGCTCCATATTTTCGAACCACGCTATCGTCAGATGGTAACCGATGCGGCGATGCGAGACCAGTGCATCGGCATGGTCTTGCTCAAAGAAGGTTGGGAATCGGACTATTATGGGAATCCCCCCATTTTCTCGATGGGCAGCGTGGGCCGGATCGTGAGCATGCAACCGCTTGCCGATGGCCGGTCGAATATCCTGCTCCAAGGCCTTGAGCGATATGAAATCCAGGCCGAGCACTTCGAGCGTCCCTATCGTGAGGCCAGCATCAGGTTGACGCCTCGCGCGACGGGCGGCAGGCTCGATCCCACAGTCCGAGCCAAGCTGGTGCAGACATTGGAGGAGTTTCTCAAGTCGCGCGATGATGCGCCCACCTGGCAGGCGTTGTTCCGGGAAGAAGTCAGCGACGACATCCTCATTAATTCTGTGTCGACATATCTCGAATGCACACCGCTGGAAAAGCAGTTTCTGTTGGAAGCCGAGAGTCTTCACCAACAGGCTCGCCGCCTTGGCGATCTGCTCCATTTCATGATGCACGACCCTCACGGGGCGAAGGGTTGGGGGTAA
- a CDS encoding O-acetyl-ADP-ribose deacetylase, whose translation MSATLRAIRADITTLTIDAIVNAANTSLLPGGGVCGAIHRAAGPELEQECRLLGGCQTSDAKLTKGYRLPARYILHTVGPVWHGGRQGEPELLASCYRRSLEIAAANGIARVAFPSISTGIYGYPMDLAARVAVDAVRKSLSEFTAIREVIFCCFSAGDFAVYKQQLGDHAR comes from the coding sequence ATGTCCGCTACCCTTCGAGCCATTCGCGCTGACATCACCACGCTGACCATTGACGCTATTGTCAATGCCGCGAATACCTCGCTGCTTCCTGGTGGTGGAGTTTGCGGGGCGATTCATCGCGCCGCCGGACCGGAGTTGGAACAGGAGTGCCGGTTGTTGGGGGGATGCCAAACCAGCGATGCCAAACTCACGAAAGGCTATCGCCTGCCGGCTCGGTACATCCTTCACACCGTTGGACCGGTGTGGCACGGCGGCCGGCAGGGCGAACCGGAACTGCTCGCCTCCTGTTATCGTCGCTCCTTGGAGATCGCCGCTGCGAATGGAATTGCTCGCGTGGCTTTTCCGAGCATCAGCACCGGCATCTATGGCTATCCCATGGACCTGGCCGCGCGGGTGGCTGTCGATGCAGTTCGGAAATCGTTGTCGGAATTCACAGCGATACGCGAAGTGATTTTCTGTTGCTTCTCAGCCGGTGATTTCGCGGTTTACAAACAGCAGCTCGGCGACCACGCGCGTTAA
- a CDS encoding methyltransferase domain-containing protein: protein MDLKKVERVYTSYAGVYDHIFGKVFHEGRESAIRNLNVQPDEKILEVGIGTGLALPMYPRHCQIVGIDFSEGMLEKARQRAAEHRMSHVQLHRMDAGAMEFEDDSFDTVVAAYVVTAVPDYRKVVNEMIRVCRPGGRIIMLNHFSNGNKIIAAVEKVISPITKHLGWRTDLSLDTVLEGTDLHVARKQKVNPLRLWALVECVNGKNGHEVEPKHVNGVRSGSMVYSHLNGYHATEPSSEQATA from the coding sequence ATGGATCTGAAGAAAGTCGAACGCGTCTATACATCCTACGCCGGAGTCTACGATCACATCTTTGGGAAGGTCTTCCACGAAGGACGTGAATCCGCGATCAGGAATCTGAACGTGCAGCCGGACGAAAAAATCCTTGAGGTGGGGATCGGCACCGGACTGGCGCTTCCCATGTACCCCAGGCATTGCCAGATCGTCGGCATCGACTTTTCAGAAGGGATGCTGGAAAAAGCCAGGCAGCGGGCGGCCGAACACCGGATGAGCCATGTGCAACTCCATCGCATGGATGCCGGTGCGATGGAATTCGAGGACGACAGCTTCGATACGGTCGTCGCCGCCTACGTCGTCACGGCCGTGCCGGACTATCGCAAGGTGGTTAACGAAATGATTCGCGTCTGCCGGCCCGGCGGTCGGATCATCATGTTGAACCACTTCAGCAACGGCAACAAGATCATCGCCGCGGTGGAAAAAGTGATTTCGCCGATCACCAAGCACCTCGGATGGCGAACCGACCTCTCGCTGGACACCGTTCTGGAGGGAACCGACCTGCACGTGGCCCGCAAACAGAAGGTCAACCCGCTCCGCTTATGGGCCCTCGTCGAATGTGTGAATGGGAAGAATGGGCATGAAGTCGAACCCAAACATGTCAATGGCGTGAGAAGCGGTTCAATGGTTTATTCACACCTGAACGGATACCACGCGACTGAACCCTCGAGTGAGCAAGCCACCGCATAA
- a CDS encoding class I SAM-dependent methyltransferase: protein MNRQQHWNQVYETKGPLDVSWYQRRPDVSLALITAAGLSKDAGIIDVGGGASVLVECLLDAGFTGIAVLDVSAVALSHSRARLGARASKVEWFEADVTTFKPPHRFGLWHDRAVFHFLIAQDDRRAYVTTLRRTLQPGGTVIIATFALEGPPKCSGLDVQRYDESSILSELGPEFRLQEVRRETHVTPWESELRFVYFRFQWQPIT from the coding sequence ATGAATCGTCAGCAACACTGGAACCAGGTGTACGAGACGAAAGGGCCGCTGGATGTGAGCTGGTATCAGCGCCGCCCGGACGTCTCGCTGGCGCTCATTACCGCGGCTGGCTTGAGCAAAGATGCTGGGATCATTGATGTCGGTGGTGGAGCCTCCGTACTCGTTGAGTGTTTATTGGACGCCGGCTTCACGGGAATTGCCGTGCTCGATGTGTCCGCCGTCGCCTTGAGTCATAGCCGCGCCCGTCTCGGCGCACGAGCCTCTAAGGTCGAGTGGTTTGAGGCGGATGTGACCACATTCAAACCTCCGCATCGTTTCGGCCTCTGGCACGATCGGGCGGTCTTTCACTTTCTGATAGCGCAAGATGACCGTCGAGCATACGTGACAACCTTACGCCGGACGTTACAGCCTGGCGGCACAGTCATCATCGCCACGTTCGCGTTGGAGGGTCCACCGAAATGCAGCGGCCTCGATGTCCAGCGCTACGATGAATCCTCCATCCTTTCAGAGCTTGGTCCGGAGTTTCGGCTGCAGGAGGTTCGTCGAGAGACGCACGTGACGCCTTGGGAGTCTGAGCTGCGGTTTGTTTACTTCCGATTTCAGTGGCAGCCCATCACGTAA